From the genome of Fundulus heteroclitus isolate FHET01 chromosome 7, MU-UCD_Fhet_4.1, whole genome shotgun sequence, one region includes:
- the prkag3b gene encoding 5'-AMP-activated protein kinase subunit gamma-3b, whose translation MEPFAEVPLFEMDEYEEEEVLAMRSKGVCTYATYPMTPPAGTDPDTYIYMNFMKSHSCYDAMPRSSKLVIFDTTLQVKKAFFALVANGVRAAPLWDSKLQCFVGMLTITDFINILHRYYKSPLVQIYELEEHKIETWREIYLQYSVNRLISIKPESSLFDAIYSLLKNKIHRLPVIDPASGNVLHILTHKRILKFLHIFGSMIPKPRFLQKQINEVPIGTFRQIATVQESASVYDALAIFVERRVSALPVVNEQGKVVALYSRFDVINLAAQKNYNNLNMTMKEAISSRSCWMEGVLKCYPHETLETIIDRIAKAEVHRLVLVDSEDVVRGIVSLSDILQALVLTPADIYKWPTFQV comes from the exons ATGGAGCCCTTTGCAGAG GTCCCCTTGTTTGAGATGGATGAGTATGAAGAAGAGGAAGTCCTCGCCATGAGGAGCAAAG GTGTCTGCACATATGCTACATACCCCATGACGCCTCCTGCAGGAACAGACCCTGACACCTACATTTACATGAACTTCATGAAGAGTCACAGTTGCTACGATGCCATGCCCAGAAGCTCCAAACTGGTCATCTTTGACACAACGCTGCAG GTAAAGAAGGCTTTCTTTGCTCTGGTGGCAAACGGTGTGAGGGCCGCACCACTGTGGGACAGCAAGCTGCAGTGTTTTGTAG GTATGCTAACTATTACGGACTTCATTAACATCCTCCATCGTTACTACAAGTCTCCTCTG GTTCAGATCTACGAACTGGAAGAACACAAGATAGAAACATGGAGAG AAATCTATCTACAGTATTCAGTAAACAGACTCATCAGCATCAAACCCGAGTCCAG TTTGTTTGATGCCATCTACTCGCTGTTAAAGAATAAGATCCATCGGCTGCCTGTTATTGACCCAGCTTCTGGAAATGTCCTCCACATTCTGACTCACAAGCGCATCCTCAAGTTCCTTCACATCTTT GGATCCATGATTCCTAAACCCAGGTTCCTTCAAAAGCAGATCAACGAGGTGCCAATTGGTACGTTTAGACAGATTGCCACAGTCCAGGAATCTGCTTCTGTCTACGACGCTCTGGCTATTTTTGTGGAGAGAAGAGTATCAGCCCTGCCTGTAGTTAATGAGCAAG GTAAAGTGGTGGCACTGTACTCCAGATTTGATGTCATT aaTCTTGCTGCCCAAAAGAATTACAACAATCTAAACATGACAATGAAAGAGGCTATTTCATCAAGATCCTGCTGGATGGAAGGTGTCCTCAAGTGTTATCCACATGAAACACTGGAGACCATCATTGACCGCATAGCAAAGGCTGAG GTTCATCGACTAGTTTTGGTCGACAGTGAAGATGTGGTGAGAGGGATTGTCTCTCTGTCTGATATTCTGCAAGCCCTGGTTCTCACTCCTGCAG ATATTTACAAGTGGCCAACCTTTCAAGTGTGA